One Glycine max cultivar Williams 82 chromosome 3, Glycine_max_v4.0, whole genome shotgun sequence DNA window includes the following coding sequences:
- the LOC100813234 gene encoding O-glucosyltransferase rumi homolog isoform X1, which yields MANTKRQGCHQLQSSYSKEKRWISTYGLFSLAFLFVFAATNFIANWLDLFRITTTTILKTNIVFNRQQPQFPLNCTNEKLATTCPSYYPTKFQFYDNSSTTSCPEYFRWIHEDLKPWESSGITRDMIERGKNISHFRLVIVNGKAYIEKFAKSYQTRDVFTIWGILQLLRLYPGKVPDLELMFHCGDKTVVFKKDFQGPQMSPPPVFHYCGEENSYDIVFPDWTFWGWAELSIRPWETTLHNIQEGNKMVKWKDRIPYAFWKGNPKVSIIRRELGKCNVTEKQDWNARIYDIQWLQERASNFENSKLENQCTFRYKIYAEGATWSVSEKYIIACDSMTMFIEPKYYDFFTRNMLPLRHYWPISTKNMCEEIKYAVDWGNAHLDHAQAIGDGGTNYILENLKMKFVYDYMFHLLNNYSKLLKFKPTIPIGAVEICSESMACSLHGQRKHFMVESMVISPSDTPPCILPPPYTPETLKEFLQEKENLIKQVKTRVINTKQ from the exons ATGGCCAACACTAAGAGGCAAGGTTGTCACCAATTGCAATCATCATATAGCAAAGAGAAAAGATGGATTTCAACCTATGGCTTGTTCTCCCTCGCTTTCCTCTTTGTGTTTGCTGCAACCAATTTCATTGCCAACTGGCTTGACCTA ttcAGAATAACAACCACTACTATTCTCAAGACAAATATAGTATTCAATAGGCAACAACCCCAGTTCCCACTTAATTGCACCAACGAGAAGTTAGCAACAACATGCCCATCATACTACccaacaaaatttcaattttatgataattcatCTACTACATCATGCCCAGAATACTTCAGATGGATCCATGAAGATTTAAAACCATGGGAGAGTTCAGGAATCACAAGGGACATGATTGAAAGAGGCAAAAATATTTCGCATTTCAGGCTTGTAATTGTAAACGGAAAAGCTTATATAGAAAAGTTTGCCAAATCATATCAAACAAGGGATGTGTTCACAATATGGGGAATTTTGCAACTTCTAAGGTTGTACCCTGGAAAGGTACCAGATTTAGAGCTAATGTTTCACTGCGGGGACAAAACTGTTGTATTCAAAAAAGATTTCCAAGGACCACAAATGTCACCTCCGCCCGTGTTCCATTATTGTGGAGAAGAAAATTCATATGACATTGTTTTCCCTGATTGGACCTTCTGGGGTTG gGCTGAGCTTAGCATAAGACCATGGGAAACAACATTACATAATATACAAGAAGGCAACAAGATGGTCAAATGGAAGGATAGGATTCCCTATGCTTTTTGGAAGGGCAACCCAAAAGTGTCTATTATTAGGAGAGAACTTGGCAAGTGCAATGTCACAGAAAAACAAGATTGGAATGCAAGAATATATGACata caATGGCTACAGGAGAGAGCAAGTAATTTTGAGAATTCAAAACTTGAAAATCAATGTACCTTTAG ATATAAGATCTATGCAGAAGGGGCCACGTGGTCTGTGAGTGAAAAGTACATCATAGCATGTGACTCAATGACTATGTTTATAGAACCTAAGTATTATGACTTCTTTACAAGAAATATGTTACCTTTGCGACACTACTGGCCTATCAGCACAAAAAATATGTGTGAAGAGATTAAGTATGCAGTGGATTGGGGAAATGCTCACCTTGACCAT GCACAAGCAATTGGAGATGGAGGAACTAACTACATCTTAGAGAATTTAAAGATGAAATTTGTATATGATTACATgtttcatttattaaataactattcaaaactcttgaaattcaaaccaACCATACCTATAGGAGCTGTTGAGATTTGTTCTGAAAGTATGGCTTGTTCCTTGCATGGTCAAAGGAAACATTTTATGGTTGAATCCATGGTGATCTCACCAAGTGATACACCTCCATGTATATTGCCTCCTCCTTATACACCTGAAACTCTAAAAGAGTTtctacaagaaaaagaaaatctaatCAAACAAGTGAAGACAAGGGTGATCAATACAAAGCAATAA
- the LOC100813234 gene encoding O-glucosyltransferase rumi homolog isoform X2, whose protein sequence is MTRWTFFSVILLAAFVASTFFLEIDLFRITTTTILKTNIVFNRQQPQFPLNCTNEKLATTCPSYYPTKFQFYDNSSTTSCPEYFRWIHEDLKPWESSGITRDMIERGKNISHFRLVIVNGKAYIEKFAKSYQTRDVFTIWGILQLLRLYPGKVPDLELMFHCGDKTVVFKKDFQGPQMSPPPVFHYCGEENSYDIVFPDWTFWGWAELSIRPWETTLHNIQEGNKMVKWKDRIPYAFWKGNPKVSIIRRELGKCNVTEKQDWNARIYDIQWLQERASNFENSKLENQCTFRYKIYAEGATWSVSEKYIIACDSMTMFIEPKYYDFFTRNMLPLRHYWPISTKNMCEEIKYAVDWGNAHLDHAQAIGDGGTNYILENLKMKFVYDYMFHLLNNYSKLLKFKPTIPIGAVEICSESMACSLHGQRKHFMVESMVISPSDTPPCILPPPYTPETLKEFLQEKENLIKQVKTRVINTKQ, encoded by the exons ATGACGAGATGGACATTCTTCTCCGTCATCCTCTTGGCTGCATTTGTTGCAAGCACTTTCTTCCTCGAAATTGATCTT ttcAGAATAACAACCACTACTATTCTCAAGACAAATATAGTATTCAATAGGCAACAACCCCAGTTCCCACTTAATTGCACCAACGAGAAGTTAGCAACAACATGCCCATCATACTACccaacaaaatttcaattttatgataattcatCTACTACATCATGCCCAGAATACTTCAGATGGATCCATGAAGATTTAAAACCATGGGAGAGTTCAGGAATCACAAGGGACATGATTGAAAGAGGCAAAAATATTTCGCATTTCAGGCTTGTAATTGTAAACGGAAAAGCTTATATAGAAAAGTTTGCCAAATCATATCAAACAAGGGATGTGTTCACAATATGGGGAATTTTGCAACTTCTAAGGTTGTACCCTGGAAAGGTACCAGATTTAGAGCTAATGTTTCACTGCGGGGACAAAACTGTTGTATTCAAAAAAGATTTCCAAGGACCACAAATGTCACCTCCGCCCGTGTTCCATTATTGTGGAGAAGAAAATTCATATGACATTGTTTTCCCTGATTGGACCTTCTGGGGTTG gGCTGAGCTTAGCATAAGACCATGGGAAACAACATTACATAATATACAAGAAGGCAACAAGATGGTCAAATGGAAGGATAGGATTCCCTATGCTTTTTGGAAGGGCAACCCAAAAGTGTCTATTATTAGGAGAGAACTTGGCAAGTGCAATGTCACAGAAAAACAAGATTGGAATGCAAGAATATATGACata caATGGCTACAGGAGAGAGCAAGTAATTTTGAGAATTCAAAACTTGAAAATCAATGTACCTTTAG ATATAAGATCTATGCAGAAGGGGCCACGTGGTCTGTGAGTGAAAAGTACATCATAGCATGTGACTCAATGACTATGTTTATAGAACCTAAGTATTATGACTTCTTTACAAGAAATATGTTACCTTTGCGACACTACTGGCCTATCAGCACAAAAAATATGTGTGAAGAGATTAAGTATGCAGTGGATTGGGGAAATGCTCACCTTGACCAT GCACAAGCAATTGGAGATGGAGGAACTAACTACATCTTAGAGAATTTAAAGATGAAATTTGTATATGATTACATgtttcatttattaaataactattcaaaactcttgaaattcaaaccaACCATACCTATAGGAGCTGTTGAGATTTGTTCTGAAAGTATGGCTTGTTCCTTGCATGGTCAAAGGAAACATTTTATGGTTGAATCCATGGTGATCTCACCAAGTGATACACCTCCATGTATATTGCCTCCTCCTTATACACCTGAAACTCTAAAAGAGTTtctacaagaaaaagaaaatctaatCAAACAAGTGAAGACAAGGGTGATCAATACAAAGCAATAA